The Candidatus Hydrogenedentota bacterium genome contains a region encoding:
- a CDS encoding exo-alpha-sialidase encodes METPAAAAAKPPVEPLPVVDLSDDTARQVVIARGTRQVYQGHPTTAMTGDRKTMFAVWSVGHGGPAGPMARSDDGGLTWTRLDDQLPAAFRKHVNCPSLYRMEGPDGLTRFWVFSARTEGMDAAGSMPRIVSEDDGRTWREAPPLGAAFECVMTFSSMVRPRNGDWLAMYHRRSGPDKQGLEVMQTVSGDGGITWSDPVVAAQVPGKKPCEPFVFEAPDNSGLCCLMRENTHTGNSLMMFSDDGGKTWSTPVDTPWGLTGDRHMGVRVPDGRLVIAFRDRAPESPTDGHFVAWVGTYDDIRKGRPGQYRIKLLHSHAGGDCGYPGMELLPDGTIIATTYVKYRKGPEKHSVVSVRFRLEETDALFKKATGEE; translated from the coding sequence CTGGAGACCCCGGCGGCAGCGGCGGCGAAGCCGCCCGTCGAACCGCTGCCCGTGGTGGACCTGTCGGATGACACGGCGCGGCAGGTCGTCATCGCGCGGGGCACGCGCCAGGTGTACCAGGGCCACCCCACCACCGCGATGACCGGCGACAGGAAGACGATGTTCGCCGTGTGGAGCGTGGGCCACGGCGGCCCCGCCGGGCCCATGGCCCGCAGCGACGACGGCGGCCTCACCTGGACCCGGCTGGACGACCAGCTCCCGGCGGCGTTCCGGAAGCATGTCAACTGCCCGAGCCTCTACCGCATGGAGGGCCCGGACGGGCTGACGCGGTTCTGGGTTTTCTCCGCGCGCACCGAGGGGATGGACGCGGCGGGAAGCATGCCCCGCATCGTCAGCGAGGACGACGGCAGGACGTGGCGCGAGGCACCGCCCCTCGGCGCGGCCTTCGAGTGCGTCATGACCTTCAGCTCCATGGTCCGCCCCCGGAACGGCGACTGGCTCGCCATGTACCACCGCCGTTCCGGCCCCGACAAGCAGGGGCTGGAGGTCATGCAGACCGTCTCCGGCGACGGCGGGATCACCTGGTCCGACCCCGTGGTGGCCGCACAGGTGCCGGGGAAGAAGCCCTGCGAGCCCTTTGTGTTTGAGGCGCCGGACAACTCCGGACTGTGCTGCCTGATGCGCGAGAACACGCACACGGGGAACAGCCTGATGATGTTCAGCGACGACGGGGGAAAGACCTGGAGCACCCCCGTGGACACGCCGTGGGGGCTCACGGGCGACCGCCACATGGGCGTGCGCGTTCCCGACGGGCGGCTCGTCATCGCCTTCCGCGACCGCGCGCCCGAAAGCCCGACGGACGGCCATTTCGTCGCGTGGGTCGGCACCTACGACGACATCCGGAAGGGCCGCCCCGGCCAGTACCGCATCAAGCTGCTCCACAGCCACGCGGGCGGCGACTGCGGCTACCCCGGCATGGAGCTGCTCCCCGACGGCACCATCATCGCCACCACCTACGTCAAATACCGCAAAGGTCCGGAGAAGCACTCCGTGGTCAGCGTCCGGTTCCGTCTGGAGGAGACCGACGCGCTGTTCAAGAAGGCAACAGGGGAAGAATAG